A stretch of Girardinichthys multiradiatus isolate DD_20200921_A chromosome 20, DD_fGirMul_XY1, whole genome shotgun sequence DNA encodes these proteins:
- the kbtbd8 gene encoding kelch repeat and BTB domain-containing protein 8: MAASGEVGKLLQVQNGTPPATNFNGVDAVHACNVLQQLKALYDEAQLTDIVVEVDHGKTFSCHRNVLAAISPYFRSMFTSGLTESSQREVRIVGVESESMDLVLDYAYTSRVVLSESNVQALFTAASIFQIPALQDQCAQFMISRLDPQNCIGVFMFADAYGHQELRERSQDYIRKKFLCVSWEQEFLQMTKEQLVSILNSDDLNVEKEEHVYESIVRWLEHDRPGREANLAEVFSQCIRLPLLDEAFLGRIPASFACALSLSKDPAEAKASLTGTNCCPQRLGMTASEMVICFDAAHKHSGKKQTVPCLDTTTGRVFKLCKPPNDLREVGILVSPENDLYIAGGYRPSNSEVCIDHRAESDFWQYEHAGNRWLPRAPLLRARIGCKLVHCCGKLYALGGRVYEGDGRNALKSVEGYDARDNCWTAVSPMPVAMEFHSAVEYKDRIYVLQGEYFFCYDPRKDYWSHLAPMSVPRSQGLAALYNNCIYYIAGICGNHQRTFTVEVYDIESNTWSVKRDLPFDQATSPYIKAMLLQGELHLFVRATQVMVEEHVFRTSRKNSLYQFDDETDVWTKIYETPERLWDLGRHFECVVAKLYPQCLQKVL; this comes from the exons ATGGCTGCCAGTGGAG AGGTAGGCAAACTGTTACAAGTACAAAATGGGACACCTCCAGCCACCAACTTCAACGGGGTAGATGCTGTGCACGCCTGCAACGTCCTTCAACAGCTCAAAGCCTTGTATGATGAAGCACAGCTCACGGATATTGTCGTAGAAGTGGACCATGGCAAGACTTTCTCGTGCCACCGGAATGTTCTAGCAGCCATCAGCCCATACTTTAG GTCCATGTTCACGAGCGGCCTTACAGAGAGCAGCCAGCGTGAGGTCAGAATAGTTGGTGTGGAATCTGAATCCATGGACCTTGTCCTTGACTATGCCTATACCTCCAGAGTTGTGCTTTCCGAGTCCAACGTCCAGGCCCTGTTCACTGCAGCCAGCATTTTCCAGATCCCTGCTTTGCAGGATCAGTGTGCCCAGTTTATGATCAGCCGACTTGACCCTCAAAACTGTATAGGGGTCTTCATGTTTGCGGATGCATATGGACATCAGGAGTTGAGGGAACGCTCTCAGGATTACATCCGCAAGAAG TTCCTGTGTGTTTCATGGGAGCAAGAGTTTCTCCAGATGACCAAGGAGCAGCTGGTCAGTATTCTAAACAGTGATGACCTAAATGTGGAGAAGGAAGAGCACGTCTACGAAAGCATTGTCCGCTGGCTTGAGCATGACCGACCTGGCCGTGAAGCCAACCTTGCCGAGGTTTTTTCCCAGTGCATCCGTCTGCCTTTGCTGGATGAGGCTTTTCTCGGTCGGATACCAGCCTCTTTTGCTTGTGCCCTGTCGCTTTCTAAAGACCCCGCCGAGGCAAAAGCTAGTCTTACTGGCACAAACTGTTGTCCACAGCGTCTAGGCATGACTGCCTCTGAGATGGTGATCTGCTTCGATGCAGCTCATAAACACTCGGGTAAGAAGCAGACGGTGCCTTGCCTGGACACCACCACTGGAAGGGTGTTCAAGCTCTGCAAGCCGCCGAACGATCTCAGAGAGGTTGGCATCTTGGTGTCACCTGAGAACGACCTCTACATCGCCGGTGGCTATCGACCAAGCAACAGTGAGGTTTGCATTGACCATCGAGCAGAGAGCGACTTCTGGCAGTATGAGCATGCAGGAAACCGATGGCTTCCACGGGCACCTCTGCTGAGAGCCAGGATAGGATGCAAACTCGTGCACTGCTGTGGGAAACTTTATGCACTAGGAGGCAGAGTTTATGAAGGGGATGGACGAAACGCGTTAAAATCAGTAGAGGGTTATGATGCCAGAGACAACTGTTGGACGGCAGTCAGTCCTATGCCAGTTGCCATGGAGTTTCACAGTGCTGTAGAATATAAAGACCGAATCTACGTCCTCCAAG GTGAATATTTCTTCTGCTACGACCCCCGTAAGGACTACTGGAGTCATCTAGCTCCGATGAGCGTCCCTCGAAGTCAAGGTCTGGCTGCCTTGTATAATAACTGCATCTACTACATTGCTGGAATCTGCGGGAACCACCAGCGCACCTTTACAGTGGAGGTCTACGACATAGAGAGCAACACATGGAGCGTAAAGAGAGATCTGCCCTTTGACCAGGCCACGAGCCCATATATCAAGGCCATGCTGCTGCAGGGAGAGCTGCACCTGTTTGTACGTGCCACACAGGTCATGGTAGAGGAGCATGTGTTTCGCACCAGCCGCAAGAACTCCCTTTACCAGTTCGACGACGAGACAGACGTGTGGACCAAAATCTATGAGACCCCTGAACGTCTTTGGGATTTGGGTCGCCATTTTGAATGTGTGGTGGCTAAACTTTACCCACAGTGTCTACAGAAAGTGCTTTGA